From one Nocardioides scoriae genomic stretch:
- a CDS encoding SRPBCC family protein: MGTYTVERSTVVEAPADRLHGLVADLRQWTLWSPWEGLDPDLERTYTGPDAGVGARYAWSGNRKAGSGSMEVVEDRAEQVDLDVEFLKPFRSQSRSSFVLAPRGSATEVTWRMTGEQSGLMGVLGKVVPMDKLIGKDFEKGLARLKAVAEHTA, translated from the coding sequence ATGGGCACCTACACCGTCGAGCGCAGCACCGTCGTCGAGGCACCGGCCGACCGGCTCCACGGCCTGGTCGCGGACCTCCGCCAGTGGACGCTGTGGTCCCCGTGGGAGGGCCTCGACCCCGACCTGGAGCGCACCTACACCGGTCCCGACGCGGGCGTCGGCGCGCGCTACGCCTGGTCGGGCAACCGTAAGGCGGGCAGCGGCTCGATGGAGGTCGTCGAGGACCGCGCCGAGCAGGTCGACCTCGACGTGGAGTTCCTCAAGCCGTTCCGCTCGCAGAGCCGCAGCAGCTTCGTGCTCGCGCCGCGCGGGTCGGCGACCGAGGTCACCTGGCGGATGACCGGCGAGCAGTCCGGGCTGATGGGGGTGCTCGGCAAGGTGGTGCCGATGGACAAGCTCATCGGCAAGGACTTCGAGAAGGGCCTGGCCCGGCTCAAGGCCGTGGCGGAGCACACGGCCTGA
- the rarD gene encoding EamA family transporter RarD, translated as MSDPTTEQRRGLLLGAAAYAMWGLFPLYWPLLQPAGAVEILAHRVCWSLLTMVALTLLLRRTPQLRTLVRDRRVVLLLTAAAVVIAFNWGGFIYGVNAGRVVEVSLGYFVNPLVTVILGVVVLGERLRPAQWGAVALATLAVVVLAVDYGHPPWVAFLLAGSFGTYGLMKKQADVGAVESLTFETVVLLPLALGYLVWLQATGDGGFASHGVSHAVLLVTTGLVTAVPLICFGAAATRVSMTAIGLLQYLAPTLQFVLGLVVFGEDMSPVKWIGFVMVWAALAVFTVEALEHHRRHLRDAAEAVAI; from the coding sequence GTGAGCGACCCCACCACCGAGCAGCGACGGGGCCTGCTGCTCGGCGCCGCGGCGTACGCCATGTGGGGGCTGTTCCCGCTGTACTGGCCGCTGCTGCAGCCCGCCGGCGCCGTGGAGATCCTGGCCCACCGGGTCTGCTGGTCGCTGCTGACGATGGTGGCGCTCACGCTGCTGCTGCGCCGCACGCCCCAGCTGCGGACGCTGGTGCGCGACCGACGGGTCGTGCTGCTGCTGACCGCGGCCGCGGTGGTGATCGCCTTCAACTGGGGCGGCTTCATCTACGGCGTCAACGCCGGCCGCGTCGTCGAGGTCTCGCTGGGCTACTTCGTCAACCCGCTGGTGACCGTCATCCTCGGCGTCGTGGTGCTGGGCGAGCGGCTGCGGCCGGCCCAGTGGGGCGCGGTCGCACTGGCGACGCTGGCCGTGGTGGTGCTGGCCGTCGACTACGGCCACCCGCCGTGGGTGGCCTTCCTGCTGGCCGGGTCGTTCGGCACCTACGGCCTGATGAAGAAGCAGGCCGACGTGGGCGCCGTCGAGAGCCTGACCTTCGAGACGGTGGTGCTGCTGCCGCTCGCGCTCGGCTACCTGGTCTGGCTGCAGGCGACCGGCGACGGCGGCTTCGCCAGCCACGGCGTCTCGCACGCCGTCCTGCTGGTGACGACCGGCCTGGTCACCGCCGTGCCGCTGATCTGCTTCGGCGCGGCCGCCACCCGGGTCTCCATGACCGCGATCGGGCTGCTGCAGTACCTCGCGCCCACGCTGCAGTTCGTGCTCGGCCTGGTGGTCTTCGGCGAGGACATGAGCCCGGTCAAGTGGATCGGGTTCGTGATGGTCTGGGCGGCCCTGGCCGTCTTCACCGTCGAGGCGCTCGAGCACCACCGGCGCCACCTGCGCGACGCCGCCGAGGCCGTCGCGATCTGA